In Vitis vinifera cultivar Pinot Noir 40024 chromosome 17, ASM3070453v1, one genomic interval encodes:
- the LOC100263873 gene encoding polygalacturonase 1 beta-like protein 3 encodes METMRTPPLLTTILFVFFLYLSFTSFNVCFAEGKSSTGGNPFTAKASLIRYWNKQISNKLPKPSFLLSKASPLNAVDSAVLTKLATQNALSSHLSSFCSSANLFCVFDSSPTSEKQVKDANFAFYSNRGFANYGDSRIGGVDSFKNYSDGLNMPSGSFRRYSGDSTDHHEEFTSYARDGNVATGSFAGYGSGATGGSGEFTNYDPLVNVPHLEFTTYDPNGNNHKLTFAAYTDDTNSGTESFTSYGKNGKNVPAEFTSYGDNSNIIGSTFTAYGQLANSQNDSFKAYGHSSNNPHNNFKSYSLGGNAATDTFSNYRDGANVGDDSFQSYARSSNSAEVNFANYGRTFNVGNDTFKEYGKGSTDSSVGFKIYGLNYTFKDYERKGVTFSQYSRASSNTTATATTASGISVNRWVEPGKFFRESMLKEGNVMVMPDIRDRMPERSFLPRVIASKLPFSSSRLQELKDIFHARDNSTMEHVIANALEECERAPSRGETKRCVGSVEDMIDFAVSVLGHDVVVRTTETTRGSKQRVMVGEVRGINGGKVTRSVSCHQSLYPYLLYYCHSVPKVRVYEVDILDVERKEKMNKGVAICHIDTSAWSQSHGAFVALGSSPGLIEVCHWIFENDMTWTTSD; translated from the exons ATGGAAACAATGCGCACACCGCCATTGCTCACAACCATTCTCTTCGTATTCTTCTTGTACTTGTCATTCACATCTTTCAAT GTATGTTTCGCTGAAGGAAAGTCATCCACCGGTGGCAACCCCTTTACGGCGAAAGCTTCCCTGATTCGGTATTGGAACAAACAGATATCGAACAAGCTCCCCAAACCATCTTTTCTTCTCTCAAAAGCTTCCCCACTCAATGCCGTCGACTCGGCCGTTCTCACCAAACTCGCCACCCAAAACGCTCTGTCTTCTCATCTATCATCCTTCTGCTCCTCTGCCAACTTGTTCTGTGTCTTCGACTCATCGCCCACTTCGGAAAAACAAGTCAAGGACGCTAACTTCGCTTTTTACTCCAATAGAGGATTCGCCAACTATGGCGACTCGCGAATCGGTGGTGTTGACTCGTTCAAGAATTACTCCGACGGGTTGAACATGCCCAGCGGCTCGTTCCGGCGGTACAGCGGGGACTCCACTGACCACCACGAAGAGTTCACGAGCTACGCTCGAGACGGGAACGTCGCCACCGGGAGCTTCGCCGGCTACGGCTCAGGCGCCACCGGCGGCTCCGGTGAGTTCACGAACTACGACCCACTGGTCAACGTCCCCCATCTCGAATTCACCACGTACGACCCCAACGGCAACAACCACAAACTCACGTTCGCGGCCTACACCGATGACACCAACTCCGGCACCGAGTCCTTCACCAGCTACGGCAAGAACGGCAAGAACGTCCCGGCTGAGTTCACCAGCTACGGCGACAACTCCAACATCATCGGCTCCACTTTCACAGCTTACGGCCAATTAGCCAATAGCCAAAACGACTCGTTCAAAGCTTACGGCCACTCCTCCAACAACCCACATAACAATTTCAAGAGCTACAGCCTTGGAGGCAATGCCGCAACGGATACCTTCTCAAATTACAGAGATGGAGCCAATGTGGGTGACGATTCATTTCAATCTTATGCCAGGAGTTCGAACTCTGCAGAAGTGAATTTCGCGAATTATGGGAGGACATTCAACGTAGGAAACGACACATTCAAAGAATACGGAAAAGGGTCGACGGATTCGTCGGTTGGGTTCAAAATCTACGGTTTGAATTACACATTCAAAGACTATGAAAGAAAGGGTGTAACCTTCTCTCAATACAGCCGTGCAAGTAGCAACACTACCGCTACCGCGACTACCGCGAGTGGCATTTCCGTAAATAGATGGGTCGAGCCGGGCAAATTCTTCCGCGAGTCCATGTTAAAGGAGGGGAATGTTATGGTGATGCCAGACATACGCGACAGAATGCCCGAAAGGTCGTTTTTGCCCCGCGTCATCGCGTCCAAATTACCATTTTCCTCCTCTCGTCTCCAGGAGCTCAAGGACATCTTCCACGCGCGGGACAACTCCACGATGGAGCACGTGATTGCGAACGCGCTGGAAGAGTGCGAGAGAGCTCCGAGTCGCGGCGAGACCAAGCGGTGCGTGGGTTCGGTCGAGGACATGATAGACTTCGCCGTCTCGGTCCTGGGGCACGACGTGGTGGTGAGAACCACGGAGACGACGCGTGGGTCAAAGCAGAGGGTGATGGTGGGGGAAGTCAGAGGGATCAACGGCGGAAAAGTGACTAGATCAGTATCATGCCACCAAAGCCTGTACCCCTACTTACTGTATTATTGCCACTCAGTTCCCAAGGTTAGGGTTTACGAGGTGGACATTCTTGACGTGGAGCGCAAAGAGAAGATGAATAAAGGGGTTGCCATCTGTCATATTGACACGTCAGCATGGAGTCAGAGCCATGGCGCTTTCGTGGCGCTGGGGTCCAGCCCTGGGCTCATAGAGGTGTGCCATTGGATCTTTGAGAATGACATGACATGGACGACTTCTGAttga
- the LOC100255417 gene encoding T-complex protein 1 subunit gamma, with product MQAPVLVLKDSLTRESGSKVQHANIQASKAVADIIRTTLGPRSMLKMLLDAGGGIVVTNDGNSILRELDLAHPAAKSMIELSRTQDEEVGDGTTSVIVLAGEMLHVAEAFIDKNFHPTVICRAYNKALEDAIAVLDKIAAPVDVNDRVAMLGMVKSCIGTKFTGQFGDLIADLALDATTTVGVDLGQGLREVDIKKYIKVEKVPGGQLEDSKVLKGVMINKDVVAPGKMRRKIINPRIILLDCPLEYKKGENQTNAELVREEDWGILLKMEEEYIENLCMQILKFKPDLVITEKGLSDLACHYLSKAGVSAIRRLRKTDNNRIAKACGAVVVNRPDELQESDVGTRAGIFEVKKIGDEFFAFIDECTDPKACTVLLRGASKDLLNEVERNLQDAMSVARNMIKNPKLVPGGGATELTVSATLKQKSSSVEGIEKWPYEAAAIAFEAIPRTLAQNCGVNVIRTMTALQGKHANGENAWIGIDGSTGAITDMKERKIWDAYNVKAQTFKTAIEAACMLLRIDDIVSGIKKKQAPGAGQAPSKPTIEQEGDADNEQMIPE from the exons AGGATTCTTTGACTCGCGAATCAGGAAGTAAGGTCCAGCATGCCAATATCCAAGCGTCAAAG GCTGTGGCTGACATAATCCGCACAACCTTGGGTCCAAGATCCATGTTGAAGATGTTACTTGATGCTGGAGGAG GTATTGTGGTCACTAATGATGGAAATTCTATTCTTCGGGAGTTAGATCTTGCTCATCCAGCTGCTAAG TCCATGATTGAATTAAGCCGCACACAAGATGAAGAAGTTGGTGATGGAACTACTTCAGTCATTGTTCTTG CTGGTGAGATGCTTCATGTTGCGGAAGCTTTCATAGACAAAAACTTTCACCCTACAGTCATATGTCGAG CTTATAATAAAGCTCTTGAGGATGCTATTGCGGTGCTTGACAAGATTGCAGCCCCTGTTGATGTGAATGACC GTGTTGCAATGTTGGGAATGGTGAAGAGTTGTATAGGTACAAAATTTACTGGTCAATTTGGGGATCTAATTGCT GATTTAGCACTTGATGCTACCACAACTGTTGGTGTGGACCTTGGTCAAGGATTGCGAGAAGTGGACATTAAGAAGTACATAAAGGTTGAGAAAGTCCCTGGTGGCCAGTTGGAAGATTCCAAGGTTCTTAAAGGAGTTATGATTAACAAAGATGTTGTGGCCCCtggaaaaatgagaagaaagatTATCAACCCTCGTATTATTCTTCTTGATTGCCCCCTTGAATATAAAAAAGGGGAGAACCAAACAAATGCAGAGTTGGTTAGAGAAGAAGACTGGGGAATTCTCCTGAAAATGGAGGAAGAATACATTGAGAATCTGTGCATGCAAATACTAAAATTCAAACCCGATTTGGTCATAACAGAAAAGGGGCTTAGTGACCTGGCATGCCATTACTTGAGTAAAGCTGGAGTTAGTGCAATCAGAAGATTGAGGAAAACAGACAACAACAGGATTGCTAAGGCATGTGGAGCTGTTGTTGTAAACAGACCAGATGAACTTCAAGAATCTGATGTAGGAACTAGGGCTGGAATTTTTGAGGTCAAGAAGATTGGAGATGAGTTCTTTGCTTTCATAGATGAGTGCACAGACCCTAAAGCATGCACTGTTCTTCTTAGAGGTGCGAGCAAGGATCTTTTGAATGAAGTGGAAAGAAACTTGCAG GATGCCATGTCTGTGGCAAGAAACATGATAAAGAATCCAAAGCTTGTTCCTGGTGGGGGTGCTACAGAGTTAACTGTTTCAGCTACCCTAAAACAGAAAAGTTCATCTGTTGAAGGCATTGAAAAG TGGCCTTATGAAGCTGCTGCTATAGCTTTTGAGGCTATTCCACGTACTTTGGCACAGAATTGTGGTGTGAATGTGATTAGGACTATGACTGCTTTGCAGGGAAAG CATGCAAATGGTGAAAATGCCTGGATCGGAATAGATGGAAGTACTGGTGCAATTACTGACATGAAGGAGCGTAAG ATATGGGATGCTTATAATGTGAAGGCACAGACCTTTAAGACCGCCATCGAGGCTGCTTGCATGCTGCTTAGGATCGACGACATCGTGAgtggaataaaaaagaaacaagccCCTGGAGCAGGCCAAGCTCCATCAAAGCCTACAATTGAGCAAGAAGGAGATGCAGACAACGAGCAAATGATTCCGGAGTAA